One Paenibacillus sp. FSL H7-0737 DNA segment encodes these proteins:
- a CDS encoding transposase, with amino-acid sequence MGERRPRYNEEFKKQTVQFIQEQTKTVGDLAEELNIPKSTLHQWMSQYREQKNEPAASVDRVRELDAQLKEMSLQLQEKDNKIADVEEELAIVKKAVHIFSKPRN; translated from the coding sequence ATGGGAGAACGTCGACCACGGTATAACGAAGAATTTAAAAAACAGACAGTGCAGTTCATTCAAGAGCAAACAAAGACAGTGGGCGACTTGGCGGAAGAGCTCAACATCCCAAAAAGTACCCTGCATCAATGGATGAGCCAGTATCGAGAACAAAAGAATGAACCGGCAGCTAGCGTGGATCGAGTACGGGAACTCGATGCACAGTTGAAAGAAATGAGCCTTCAACTTCAAGAAAAAGATAACAAGATTGCCGATGTGGAAGAGGAATTAGCGATCGTAAAAAAAGCAGTGCACATCTTCAGCAAACCAAGGAACTGA
- a CDS encoding IS3 family transposase, whose amino-acid sequence MTLHVSRSGYYKCRTEKTSTHMLRKAAIMKRIQYHFADHQKRYGSPKITRLLHQEGYTITERTVSVYMRHMKLRSIVFKTYRVQTTDSNHDHPIAPNTLNQQFKILKPNSVWITDITYIPCRGGRLYLANVMDL is encoded by the coding sequence ATGACCCTACATGTGTCACGGAGCGGGTACTACAAGTGCCGGACAGAAAAAACCAGTACGCATATGCTTCGTAAGGCTGCGATAATGAAGCGAATTCAGTATCATTTTGCAGACCATCAAAAGCGGTATGGGAGTCCGAAGATCACCCGCCTGTTACATCAAGAAGGCTATACCATTACCGAACGCACGGTGAGTGTGTACATGCGACATATGAAGCTTCGCTCCATTGTCTTCAAAACGTATCGCGTACAGACTACCGACTCCAATCATGACCATCCGATTGCCCCGAATACGCTGAACCAGCAATTTAAAATACTCAAACCCAATTCAGTATGGATTACCGATATTACATACATTCCTTGCCGGGGAGGGCGCTTGTACCTGGCTAATGTGATGGACCTTTGA
- a CDS encoding sigma factor-like helix-turn-helix DNA-binding protein — translation MDALLALSDRERTCFLLHMAQDLKLLEISSILNQSKNTVSMYVD, via the coding sequence GTGGATGCGTTGCTGGCGTTGAGTGATCGAGAACGTACATGTTTCTTACTTCACATGGCGCAGGACTTGAAGCTGTTAGAGATTTCAAGTATTTTAAATCAATCAAAAAACACCGTAAGTATGTACGTAGATTGA